From Apium graveolens cultivar Ventura chromosome 9, ASM990537v1, whole genome shotgun sequence, the proteins below share one genomic window:
- the LOC141686630 gene encoding agamous-like MADS-box protein AGL65 isoform X2, translated as MGRVKLKIKRLENTSNRQVTYSKRRGGILKKAKELSILCDIDIVLLMFSPTGKPTMFTGARSNIEDVIARFAQLTSQERAKRKLESLEVLRKTFKKLDHDINIDEFLCSSNQSVEEMSSHVNMLRAQVADVHKRLSHWSNPDEIDNIEHLRQMEESLSQSLSQIRIHKENLESNQLFPLDCDDEYQNGMNSSLVIGAMQESQHLSWLPTNENHQVILPAEPNYLQTRDTVCSRDISLPSYSGLLETGKEAEIDHTRQESSVNETSTTDCLKLHLSEQYPFHPYSNLDLPAVGKPYVGTEANLQANPVNYHMNNSYQLLSPNYNHMHQNWIPESGSQVVPMFSESSYSKIR; from the exons ATGGGGAGGGTCAAGCTTAAGATTAAGAGATTAGAGAATACTAGCAACCGTCAGGTCACATATTCAAAACGCAGAGGCGGAATCTTGAAGAAAGCTAAAGAACTGTCAATATTATGCGACATTGATATTGTCCTTCTTATGTTCTCTCCAACTGGAAAGCCCACTATGTTTACCGGAGCTCGCAG CAATATCGAGGACGTGATTGCGAGATTCGCTCAACTAACATCTCAAGAAAGGGCAAAAAG GAAACTGGAGAGCCTGGAG GTTTTGAGGAAGACTTTTAAGAAGCTTGATCATGATATAAATATTGATGAGTTCTTGTGTTCAAG TAATCAATCGGTTGAG GAAATGAGCAGCCACGTAAATATGTTGCGAGCTCAAGTGGCCGACGTGCATAAAAGACTAAG CCACTGGAGTAATCCAGATGAGATCGATAATATTGAACATCTTAGGCAGATGGAGGAATCACTGAGTCAGTCACTTAGCCAAATTCGTATACATAAG GAAAATTTGGAGTCTAACCAGCTATTTCCGCTAGATTGCGATGACGAG TACCAGAATGGGATGAATTCGTCTCTGGTGATTGGTGCTATGCAAGAATCCCAACACTTGTCGTGGTTACCAACTAATGAGAATCACCAAGTAATACTGCCTGCAGAGCCAAATTACTTGCAGACAAG GGATACAGTGTGTTCCAGAGACATTTCACTTCCGAGCTATTCAGGTTTGTTGGAGACTGGCAAAGAAGCAGAAATCGATCATACAAGACAAGAAAGTTCTGTTAATGAAACAAGTACTACAGATTGCTTGAAGCTGCACCTCAGTGAACAATATCCTTTTCATCCTTATAGCAATCTGGATTTGCCAGCTGTGGGGAAACCTTATGTTGGCACAGAAGCAAACTTGCAAGCAAATCCTGTGAATTATCACATGAATAATAGTTATCAACTTCTTAGTCCTAACTACAACCATATGCATCAAAATTGGATCCCTGAATCTGGATCTCAAGTTGTTCCCATGTTTAGCGAGAGCTCATACTCAAAG ATTAGGTAA
- the LOC141686630 gene encoding agamous-like MADS-box protein AGL65 isoform X1 — MGRVKLKIKRLENTSNRQVTYSKRRGGILKKAKELSILCDIDIVLLMFSPTGKPTMFTGARSNIEDVIARFAQLTSQERAKRKLESLEVLRKTFKKLDHDINIDEFLCSSNQSVEEMSSHVNMLRAQVADVHKRLSHWSNPDEIDNIEHLRQMEESLSQSLSQIRIHKENLESNQLFPLDCDDEYQNGMNSSLVIGAMQESQHLSWLPTNENHQVILPAEPNYLQTRDTVCSRDISLPSYSGLLETGKEAEIDHTRQESSVNETSTTDCLKLHLSEQYPFHPYSNLDLPAVGKPYVGTEANLQANPVNYHMNNSYQLLSPNYNHMHQNWIPESGSQVVPMFSESSYSKPD; from the exons ATGGGGAGGGTCAAGCTTAAGATTAAGAGATTAGAGAATACTAGCAACCGTCAGGTCACATATTCAAAACGCAGAGGCGGAATCTTGAAGAAAGCTAAAGAACTGTCAATATTATGCGACATTGATATTGTCCTTCTTATGTTCTCTCCAACTGGAAAGCCCACTATGTTTACCGGAGCTCGCAG CAATATCGAGGACGTGATTGCGAGATTCGCTCAACTAACATCTCAAGAAAGGGCAAAAAG GAAACTGGAGAGCCTGGAG GTTTTGAGGAAGACTTTTAAGAAGCTTGATCATGATATAAATATTGATGAGTTCTTGTGTTCAAG TAATCAATCGGTTGAG GAAATGAGCAGCCACGTAAATATGTTGCGAGCTCAAGTGGCCGACGTGCATAAAAGACTAAG CCACTGGAGTAATCCAGATGAGATCGATAATATTGAACATCTTAGGCAGATGGAGGAATCACTGAGTCAGTCACTTAGCCAAATTCGTATACATAAG GAAAATTTGGAGTCTAACCAGCTATTTCCGCTAGATTGCGATGACGAG TACCAGAATGGGATGAATTCGTCTCTGGTGATTGGTGCTATGCAAGAATCCCAACACTTGTCGTGGTTACCAACTAATGAGAATCACCAAGTAATACTGCCTGCAGAGCCAAATTACTTGCAGACAAG GGATACAGTGTGTTCCAGAGACATTTCACTTCCGAGCTATTCAGGTTTGTTGGAGACTGGCAAAGAAGCAGAAATCGATCATACAAGACAAGAAAGTTCTGTTAATGAAACAAGTACTACAGATTGCTTGAAGCTGCACCTCAGTGAACAATATCCTTTTCATCCTTATAGCAATCTGGATTTGCCAGCTGTGGGGAAACCTTATGTTGGCACAGAAGCAAACTTGCAAGCAAATCCTGTGAATTATCACATGAATAATAGTTATCAACTTCTTAGTCCTAACTACAACCATATGCATCAAAATTGGATCCCTGAATCTGGATCTCAAGTTGTTCCCATGTTTAGCGAGAGCTCATACTCAAAG CCAGATTAG